Genomic window (Pseudothauera hydrothermalis):
TGCCGCAGTCAGAAAGACCGTGGTCTCGTCACGAATCACACCTCGATCAGCCCGCAGCGCACCGCAATCAGCGCCAGCTCCGCAGCGTTGCTGGCGTTGAGTTTTTGTTTGATGTGGTAAAGATGGGTGCCCACGGTGCTCGGACTCAGGTGTTGGGTTGCCGCTACTTCGTTGACCGAGCGGCCGCGAGCCAGTTGCAGGAAGACTGCGAACTCTTTATCGGTGAGCGCTTCGCTGGGGTCGCTGGCACCGCTGAGTTGGGCGAGCGCCAGTTGTGGGGCGAGTGCCGGATCGATGTAGCGCTGACCACGGGCGACCTGGGCGAGTGCGCGCAGCATTTCAGCCGGATCGGCACGTTTGGAAAGATAGCCGGTGGCGCCGGATTTCAGTGCGCGCCTTGGAATCTGCAGGTCCTCGTGGGCAGAGAGCATCAACACCCGCGCATCCGGATAATGGGCAAGCAGGCGTGTCAAAGCGTCCAGGCCGCTGACGCCAGGCATGGTGACATCCATCATCAAGGCGTCCGGCTGGTGTTCGGCATACAACGCAATGGCGGCTTCGCTGCAATCGGCCTCGGCCACTACGGTGGCGCCGCCGCCTTCGAGCAGCAAACGAAAGCCCATGCGCACCACCGCGTGATCGTCAGCGATCAGAATGCGTTTGCCTTGCAACGGGAGCGAGTTCATGGCGGTTGTCCTGGTGTCGGTGTTGTGGCCAGCCGCTTGGGCGGTCAGGAAAGTGGAGAGGGTGCGCGACAGGATGGAGCCGTGCGAACCTGTTGCGGCCAGGGCAGGCTGATCTGCACCGTGGTGCCGCCGCTCGCCGGCCGGACGATGGACAGTTCGCCGTGCCAGAGCGCGACACGCTCGCGCATGCCGGCCAAGCCGAAGCGCTCGGTGCTCAACGATGGATCGAAGCCACGGCCGTTGTCGCGTACGCAAAGCCGCAACCGGTCGGCCTCGGCATGCAGGTGGACATCCACCCGGTCGGCCCCTGCATGGCGGGCAACGTTGGTCAAGCTCTCCTGGAGCAGACGCAGCACGGTTAGACAATAATCCTCACCCAGCACCCGGTCTATCGGATCCAGCTTTGGGTTCAGCGTGATCGCCGGGTACAAACCGGCCCAGTGTGCGCAATAGTCGGCCAGCGCCTGACCCAAACGGCCAGCTGGCTGCATGTTCGGTCGGCGTAGGCGATGCAGGATGGCACGCACGCCGTCTTGCATCTGCCCGGTCATGGCCAGAATGGCCTGGGCATTGCCATAAAGGCCGGGTTGGTCCGCGCTGCGCTGCGCAATCGCGCCGGCGATGGCGCGCACCGCAGTGATGCTTTGACCCAATTCGTCGTGCAGTTCGCGGGCCAGTTGGCGGCGTTCCTCTTCGAGCCGAGCATTGAGGGCGTGTGTGAAAGCCTGATCTTGTTCGAGGCGGGCGTTGCGCAGCAGGCTGCAGTCGAGCTGGCTGGCCAGACGGTTGTAGCTGATCGCCAAGCGGTCCAGCTCGGCTACGCCGCACTGTGGCAGACGGATGTCGAAGGCGCCGTCGGCGCTGCGTGCCAGTGCTGCCTCGAGCGCGGCTAGTGGCGCCAACATTCGGGCGATGGCCCAGCCCGCGACCAACCACAGCAGGAGCAGCAGACCGAAGGCCCAGCCGGCAATCAACATCAACTCGTCCCAGGCGTCGAGTACGCTGCGCGAGGCGTCCGGGCGCAAGATCAAGGTGCGTGTGCCGGCTTGCAAACGGCGTTCGCGCAGTTCTGGGGTCAGCAGGGCTGCAAACCATGCCGGCGCATGGCGTCCGGCCTTGTAAGTGGGTTCGGGCGAGCGGTAGAGCAGTGTGCCGCTGGTATCGAGTATTTCCAGCGTGTTGGCACGCAGCCGGCCGACCGCGACCAAGCGGGCGGTCAGCCCCTCAGGGTCGATTAGGGCTTCGCCCGCCAGGACGGTCAGCCATTGTTCAGCTACCCGGGCGGCGGCCTCCACCTCCTCGTGGATTGCCTCCCGGGTGGCGCGTGCCCAGCCCAGGCTGGAGAGCAGGATCAGCAGCGCTGCAACCGCGGTGATCAGCAGGCTGATGCGGTCGCGCAGGCGGGGGGTGTGCTTAGCGATCATCGCCGCGATGTTCCAGTGTCTGCTGTTCGATAGCCGGGTAAAGGTGCCCGACCGAGCGCGCATATTCTTCTTTAGCTACGGCAAGCCGAGCAAATACGCCCGGCAACGGGAGTTTGAGCACTTCAGTCATATCCATGCCGGCCGCGGCGCTGCGCCGCAACAGATCATCGAGCCATCTGAGATAGTCGCGGGTCTGGCGCAATGGGGCGGCATCATGCGCCACCGAACCATGGCCAGGCACCAGGACCTTGAAGGGCAGCGCTTCCAGCACATCGAGCGCGCCCAGCCAGCGCGGGATGTGCGCATGGGGCGTGGTGGGGCAGCGGTCGTGGAACACCAGATCGCCGGCGAACAGCGTTCCAGTGGCCAGATCGAGTACCGCAAGGTCCGCGCCGGTGTGGCCGTCCAGCGCAAACAATTCCAGGCTGCGGCCGGCGACCTCCAGCCGGCCGGGGCCAAGCTCGACGGTGGGCGGTGCAATCTCGGTGTCGCGCATCCAATCTCCAACCAGTCGATACATGTTGGCGTTGAACGATTCGCCCTCTTGCTCGATACCGGCCCGGGTGCGCGGCAAAGCGGCCAGCGTTCGGCGGTCGAACGCCTGATTGCCAAGAAAATGATCTGGATGATGATGGGTGTTGATCACCAGCACCACCGGCAGCGCAGTGACCCGGGCAATGGTCGCCCGCAATTGCTCGCCGTAACGCCGGGAAGGGCCGCTGTCGATTACCACCACGCCTTGTGGGCCGACAATGAAACCCGTATTGACGATATTGCCGCCGTTGCTGTTGGAGAAGTCCTGGGGCAAACCGGTCAGCACATAGACGCCTTCGGCCACTTTTTGCGGCTGCAAGCGGTAGTCGAAATCGGTGGCCAAGGCAGCGCATACTGGCAAGGCCAGCAGCATCCAGGCTGTCGTCCAGCATGCCACGGTCTTTGTAAAGCGGTTCATCGTGCCACCTCCGCGGCAATGCGGTTGCCGTTGTTGTCCCGTCCCACAAGCGCCAGCGGGCCGGCGGCCACGGAAGGCGGTAAGTCCACGGTGAACACCGGGTTTTCGGCTACCGGTTCGGCTGGATGAATGCGCATTAGCTCGGCGCCTGCAGCGTCGCGCAAGGTGAGGGTGTCGATATGAAATACCGGCACGCCGGGAGCCAGGCCGGTGTCCATCGGGTGGATGATACGCAGGCGCACGCGCAAGCCGCCGTCGATGCGTGGCCAGATGCGCGCGCTCACTTCATTGAGGCGCTCTTGCCATTCGGTCGAGCCGGAACCCGTGGAGGGCAGCGTGCATCCGCCACCGGTGGTGTTGACCCACGTTCCACCGACATGCCAACGCCCGTCCGCAGTGCGAGCGGCCGCGCGCACCGGGCTCGATTGCTGAAGCTTGAGGCGAAAACCCAGACTGGCGCGCGCGCCCAGCGGTTGGAAGTCTAGCGCCTTGACGATGGGGTTGAAGTCGGCAAACACGACTACCTCTTCCACCACGCCGGGCAGGCGGGTGGCATCGACCAGTACGGGCACGTCGAGTGGATTTTCAGCGGTCGCCGGTGCATGAACCTGCACCCGTTCGTCGAAGACTACCAGGGCGTCGGCAAAGAACATGGCCCGCATGTCCTGCCAGCGGGCCGAATCGAGCGGATCGTCCTTGGCCGCGCAAGCCAGACTGGCGGCACTGGCCATCGCCAAGGCGACGAGGTTGATGAAGATGCGCATGGTGTCTCCTCCGGGTGGGCGGTCTTGGCCGCTCCTCCATATGACCAAAATCCAAGCAAATGACATGCCATGGCGTTTCTTGGCGTCAATGCAGCTTACAGGTGTCCGTGGGTGTATCGAAATGAAACAGGTGCTTACATGCGGAACACCAAAATTGCGTCGCGCCAGCGACTCGGTGCCGGCGTAGCCCATGGTCAGCGTTTCGAAGCACAAGCCCTTGGAAGATGGCACGCACCTTGCAAACAGGCGCTTTGCCAACCGGCCCAGTCGATGGGCCGGCGCGAATCAGTCACGGACAAGACACCCTGAGACCAAGGAGGAAAAATCGAATGGAGCAGATCCACACATTGAAGCGCCGCCACTGTGTGCCGAGCGTCATCGCTGCGGCCGTGATGGCGCTGGGCAGCGTACAGGTGCTGGCCAAGGAGGTGACCGACGCCGACATTCTGAACGACGCCACCATCACCACTCAGGTGGTCACGCACGGCCTTGGCACCAAAGGACAGCGGTTCAGCCCGTTGACGCAGATCAATCGTCATACCGTCAAGGACTTGGTGCCGGTGTGGTCCTTTTCCTTTGGTGGCGAGAAGCAGCGAGGACAGCAGTCGCAACCGTTGGTTCATGACGGCAAGATGTATGTTACCGCCTCTTACAGCCGTATCTTTGCGTTGGATGTGAAAACCGGCGAAAAACTGTGGAAGTACGAACATCGCTTGCCCGAAGGCATCATGCCCTGCTGCGATGTCATCAACCGCGGTGCGGCCTTGTACGGCAATCTGGTGATTTTCGGCACCCTGGATGCCCAGCTGGTGGCCTTGGATAAGGACACCGGCAAAGTGGTCTGGAAAGAGAAAATCGAGGACTACAAGGCCGGTTATTCGATGACTGCGGCGCCGCAGATCGTCAAAGGTCTGGTGATCACCGGTAACTCCGGAGGCGAGTTCGGCATTGTCGGTCGTGTCGATGCCCGCGATGCCAAGACCGGCAAGCTGGTGTGGACCCGTCCGGTGGTCGAAGGCCATATGGGCTACAAGTACGACAAAGACGGCAAACCGACCGAGAACGGCATCACCGGCAAGACCAACGCGACTTGGCCAGGCGATCTGTGGAAAACCGGCGGCGCCGCGCCCTGGTTGTCGGCTTATTACGACCCGGATGTTGACCTGATCTTCATCGGCACCGGCAACCCCGCACCCTGGAACAGCCATCTGCGCCCGGGCGACAACCTGTATTCGTCGTCCACCGTGGCGATCGATCCGGACTCTGGCCAGATCAAGTGGCATTACCAGAGCACACCGCACGACGGTTGGGACTTCGACGGTGTCAATGAATTTGTCTCCTTTGAGTACAAGGATCCAAAGACCGGTAAATCGGTCAAGGCCGGCGGCAAGGCCGACCGCAACGGCTTCTTCTTTGTCAATGACCGGACCAACGGCAAGCTGCTTAACGCCTTCCCGTTCGTTACCCGTACCGACTGGGCCTCGGGCATCGATTTGCAGACCGGGCGGCCGATTTACCGGGAAGAGAAGCGCCCGGGCAGCCCGTTTGAAGACGGCGGTGGCGACGGCAAGAAGGGCAAAGTGGTCTTTACCGCGCCCTCCTTCCTGGGAGGCAAAAACCAGATGCCGATGGCTTACAGCCCGAAGACCGGTTATTTCTATGTGCCGGCCAACGAATGGGGCATGGACATCTGGAACGAGCCGGTGTCCTACAAGCGCGGCGCAGCCTACCTGGGCGCAGGTTTCACCATCAAGCCGCTCTACGAGGATTACATCGGCGCTTTGCGTGCTGTCGATCCGGTCAACGGAAAGATCGTCTGGGAGGTCAAGAACAGCGCGCCGCTGTGGGGCGGGGTGCTCGCCACCGCGGGTGACCTGGTGTTCTATGGCACGCCCGAGGGCTACCTGAAAGCGGTCGATGCGCAAAGCGGCGAAGAGCTTTGGAAGTTCCAGACCGGCTCGGGCGTCATTGCCCCGCCGATCACCTGGGAAGACAACGGCGAGCAGTTTATTGCCGTGGTGTCCGGCTGGGGCGGTGCGGTGCCGCTGTGGGGCGGTGAGGTGGCCAAGCGCGTGAACTTCCTCGAGCAAGGCGGTTCGGTGTGGGTGTTCAAGCTGCACAAGAGCTGAGAATGCCGGCTCCGCCGCGGCGGGGCTGAATTCGGCCATTGCGGCCCGGGTGTTCGCGCACCCGGGCCGTGTCATGTCGACATACCGCTGGCAGTGCGCAAGGGTGCTCATCGTTTCACACTCCGCTGGGCTTCGACAAAACTGCGCAGTGCCCAGATTGCTTCTTGTGACAGCACCCCCGCCCAGGGTGGCATGTGTTCCACCCCAAGGCGAATTTTGCCTTCGAGTACGGTGGTGAGAAAGTAATGATCCGCGTCGCGGGTGCAGCGCGCGGCCAGTTGCGGATCTTTCAGACGCTGGCAGTACATTCCGACCAGCCGCAGATTGGCCGCAGGGCCAGGTTCGAGCGACTCGGCCCCGTGACAGCGGGCGCAGACTTGGGCATAGAGCGCGCGGCCGACCGCGATGGCGTGGGCGTTGCCGCGGTAGGGGTTTTCTTCGCGCCATTCGTTGCCCAAGGCGGGCAGCCCGGACAGGTCGACCGTCGGTGCCACGGGCGTCGCAGCACCGACGCCGCCGGGTATGACCAGCAGCAAAGCCAGTAGCAGCGCCCGGCTGCGGCGGCGCTGCGTTGTGTCGGCACAGGCTCGAGTCGGTGTGGACATGGGCGCCTGCGCTGGCTCACCAGCCTTCCGGACAGCCCTTGCAGCCGTCCAGGTTGGCATCGGGGAAAATGGCAAAACGCAGCACGCAGCGCTCCATGATGGCATCGGCAAGATTGGCATTGTTGAACTTGGCCTCCTGTAAATCGGCCTCGATGAAGCGGGCCTGCACGAAACGGGCGTAATTGGCGCGCGCCGCTTCGAGCATTGTCCCGGTGAAGTCCGCACCGCTGAAATCCGAGCGCATGAGGCGGGCGAATTCCATGTGCGCGCCGGCAAAGTTGGCGCCGCGAAATAGCGCCACCGGCGCGTTGACCTTGTCCAGCCGGGCCTCGCGCAGGTCGGCACCGTCTAGCGTGGCGCCGGCCAGGTTGGCTGCCCGCAGATCCGCACCGCGTAGATTGGCGCCGCGCAAATCGGCACCGGCAAGATTGCGGCCGACCAGCGAGGCACCCGCTAGATCTGCACCAGGGCAGCGGGTGTAGGGCCAGATGCCGCAACCGTTGATGATGTCGGGATCGCCGGTTGAGTCCTGTGCGGTTTCGCTGGGGCCAGCCAGCGCCCCACAGGCAAGCGCTGAGAACAGCAAAACGGTGGAAACAGTCCGTAGGGTGTGCATGGTTTGATGCCTCTTGCAAGCGGGGCGCCGCCAAAGCTGCGTCCCGCCTGGCGTTTTAGCGGCTCGCTAATTTTTTGGGCAGTTTGAAGACCCAGAATGAGCCGCCCTGCGTGACCTGCTTGGTGAGGTCTGCCATATCGCCGCCCCACAGCGGCACCGCGCCGCCATAGCCGCTGGATAGGCCGATGTACTGCTCGCCGTCCATTTCCCAGGTGATCGGTACCGAGACGATGCCGGAGCCGGTCTGAAACTTCCACAGCTCCTTGCCGGTTTTGGCATCGAACGCTTTGACGTAGCCGTCGGAGGTGCCGGTAAACACCAAGCCACCGGCAGTGGCCAGCGTACCGGCCCACAAGGGGAATTCCTCCTTGTGTTCCCAAACGATCTTGCCGGAGACCGGATCGAGCGCCCGCAGCGTGCCGACATGGTCATTGAACAAGCGCTTGATGCGGAAGCCTTGGCCAAGATAGGCAGAGCCAGCCTTGTAGCTCACTTTTTCGGTCCAGTAGTCCATTGCCCAATGGTTGGCGGCGATGTAGAACAGGCCGGTATCCGGGCTGTAGGACATCGGGTTCCAGTTCTTGCCGCCGAGAAAAGGCGGCGAGACGAACACCGATTCGCCTTTATCTGCGCCGTCCTTGGGCAACGGCGGGCGGTTGCCGGTTTCGATTGGTTTGCCGGTCTTGAGGTCGAAGCCTTTGGCCCAGGTGATGCCGTCGACAAAGGGATAAGCGGCGATCAGCGCGGTTGGACGGTTCGGATAGCCGGAACCGTTGGCGAGCTTGTCGCGGTCGGTGATGAAGAAAAAGCCGTTACGGTCGGCATGTGCGCCGGCCTTGACGGTTTTGCCGGTTTTCGGATCCTTGTACTCGAAGAGTACGATCTCGTTGTTCCCGGAAAAATCCCAGGCATCGTTCGGGGTGTGTTGGTAGAAGCCTTTGAGTTCGCCGGTTGCGGCATCCACATAAGCTTGACCGGAGGTAAACAGGCTGTCCCAGTTGCGCGGATCGTCGCCCGGTGCGGTGCGCGCCCAGGTGTTCCAGGGCGCGGGGTTGCCCGCGCCGATGACGATGGTGTTGGTTTCGGCGTCAAAGGTGGCGCTTTGCCACGGGGCGCCGCCGCCGTGACTCCAGGCTTCGACCTTGCCGGTTGGACGAGTTGGGTCGTTGGGCCATGAAGGCGCCTTGGGGTCGCCGGTGGGTGTGCTGTCCTTGCCGTTGAGGCGGCCCATGTGGCCTTCGACCAGCGGACGTGCCCAGACCTCTTCCCCGGTATCGGGATCGCGTGCAAACAGGTAGCCGACCACGCCGAATTCATCGCCTGAGCTGCCGTGAACGAGCAGCACACGGCCGCTTTTCTGGTCCTTGACGATGGTGGGGGCGCCGGTCATGGTGTAGCCGATCTTGTGGTCGCCAAACTTTTTCTTCCACACCACTTTGCCTGTCTGACGGTCGAGGGCCACGATGGATGCGTCCAGCGTGCCAAAGAACACCTTGTCGCCGTAGATCGCCGCGCCGCGGTTGATCACATCGCAACACGGGCGGATGTCGTCCGGCAGACGGTGCTCATAGGCCCATAGCTGCTTTCCGGTCCTGGCGTCGAGGGCGAAGATGCGCGAGTACGAGGAGGTGACATAGATCACCCCGTCATGGACCAGAGCTTGGGCTTCCTGACCGCGCTGTTTTTCGCCGCCGAAGGAAAACGACCATGCCGGCACGAGTCCAGCTACCGTTTGGGTGTTGATCTGGGTCAGAGGGCTGAAGCGCTGGCCTTTGAGTCCCATCCCGTACATCAAAACGTCGTCGGTGGTATTGGCGTCGTTGGCGATGTCATCCCAGCTGACCGGGGCGGCGGATGCCGGAAAAGCGCTGGCCACCGCAATCGCCACCGCTGCAAGGCGGAGCGCCGGCCCGATCCGTTTTTGGGGGTTCCGAAGCATTTCACGTCTCCATTCGTTGTCTGGTCTACCGACGGTCCAGCCCATGGCGTGTCCGTGGCGTTGCGCAGTATCCGGCACCGTTGGCTGCGCGGTCGCGGGAACCTCCCCTGCGCGCACCGGGATGATTTCCCGTTGTCGCCGGCAGGCGTGGCACGTGGGTTGCTTCGCATTGCCCAAATGTCTGACGGGGGGTGCGCGATGGATCTGCGTTGGCATCTGGTGGGCGGGCTGTGTGCATTTTCTGTTGCGCTACTGGCGGCTGCGTTGCTGCTGGTGGGCTTCGCGTTGCGAGAGGATGTGGCCGAGGAAGTGGAGGCTTCCAGACGTCTGGCCGAGCTGATGCTGGCGGTACATGAGGCGCGTGAAGGCTCGTCGGCGGCGCTGGAGCGTTTGCTTGCCGACGGACGATTGCGTCATGTGCGTGTATCGCTGGAGCGTCCCGAAATGGAACAGTCGCTCCATCGCACACCATCGAACTCCGGCGTGGTGGATTGGCTAGCCGGCCAGTTGACCGCCACCGAGACGGCCGCATTGCGCATTCCGCTGGGCCGCGATGTGCTTTGGGTGAGCGCCGATCCGCGCGCCGAGATCTACGAGATCCTGCGCGATGCGGCATTCATGCTTGCCACCTTGTTGGCATTCTTACTGGCAGGCGGAACCATGGCTTGGTTTGCGATCGATCGCGCGCTACGGCCGGTGCGCGCGCTCGAAGACGGCTTGCAGCGCCTCGCGCAAGGCGCCACCGACGCGGTGCTGCCGCAGTTTGAATTGCGCGAGTTTCGTCGTATTGCCCACGCCATCGAACGGTTGTCGAGCAGTCTTGCCGATGCGCGGGCCGCCGAACGCGCCTTGGCACGGCGCCTGATCGATCTGCAAGAGAGCGAGCGTCGTCATCTGGCGCGTGAGTTGCATGATGAGTTCGGCCAGTCGCTGGCAGCAATCGGTGCGGCTGCAGCCTTCGTCGAGCGTCATGCGGGCTGTGCCGATGCCGACAGTCTGATGGCCTGCGCGCGCGACATCCGCACACAGGTGACACAAATGACCGCGCAGGTGCGCGGGCTGCTTAGCGAACTGCGGCCTCACGGTCTCGAGGGGCTGGGCATGCTGGATGCGCTGACCGAATTGATCGGTGCCTGGCAGCAGCGCGCGAGCGGTGTGACCTTGGAGGCGCGCTTACCCCAGGTCTTGCCTGAACTCTCGCCCAATGCCGGATTGGCGCTGTACCGCTCATTACAAGAGGCGCTCACCAACGTCTTGCGCCACAGCGGCGCGCGGCGGGTGTGGGTGAGAGTCAGCGAGTTGTCCGGCGGGGTCTGCCTGGCGGTTTGCGATGACGGTTGCGGCCGGGCGAGTTTGGTCCGTCCCGGCGGTGGTCTGCTGGGGATGCGCGAACGCGTGGAAATGGCCGGCGGACGGCTGGTGTTCGGTAACGCGCTGGAGGGCGGGTTGAGACTGGAACTATGGCTGCCCGGAGTGAAAAAGGAGAGAGACAGAAATGACAATACGCATTTTGCTACTCGACGATCATGCGGTGGTCCGCAGTGGGTACCGGCGGTTGCTTGACGCCGAGCCGGGTTTCGAGGTGGTTGCCGAGGCGGCCACCTGCGACGAGGCCTACGCCTGCCTGCAACGCGGTGGCGTGGACGTGGCCGTGGTCGACATCAGTCTGCGCGGCAGCAGCGGCATCGAGGCCATTCGCCGTATGCTGGCGCGCGCCCCGGAGCTGCGCATTCTGGTGCTGTCGATGCACGACAATCCGGGTTACATCACTCAAGCCATGCGCGCCGGAGCGGTTGGCTATCTGACCAAAAGCTGCGAACCGGCCGAGATGTTCGATGCCATCCGCGCCGCGGCGGGCGGACGGCGCACGCTCTCGCCCGAGGTGGCGCAGTCGCTTGCCACGGCTGCGCTGGATGGAGAGCACGGACTTTCACGCCTGACCCCGCGAGAGTTCGAAGTGTTGCGCATGGCAGCCGGCGGCGATTCGGCAGCGACGATTGCCCGGCGCATGCATCTGAGCCAGAAAACCGTACTCAACCATATGTCGGCGATCCGGCAAAAGCTAGAAGCCGACAACGATTTCAAACTGCTCAGGCTGGCTATGTGCCATGGCTTGGTGGATCTGCCGGCCGCGTTCGCTTACCGGGGGTGAGCGTTGCGTGGGCTGCCATGTTTATTGACCCGAGGAGATGAACTCATGAAACGCGTATTCAAGTCCATGCTGGTGCTGGCTTCCATGCTTGCCGCGCTGGCACTGCCGGCTGTCGCCGCCGAACGCGCCACCCCGCGCGAGGCACGCAGCCTGTTCGAGCAAGCAGTCCAATACATGCAGGACAACGGCGCAGAACGCGCATTTGCCGCCTTCAATAACCAGAAAGGCAAGTTCGTGCGCAAGGATTTATACGTCTTTGTGATCGATGACAAAGGTGTTTATCACGCCAGCGGCGCCGCCCCCGAGGCCCTGGTGGGCATGAACGTGCTCGATACCACCGATGCGGCCGGCAATCCGCTGTTCCGCCAAATGATCGACGCCACTCGTCAGGCCGACGAAGCCACGGTGCGTTACATGTGGCTGAACCGGGTCACCAACAAAATCGAACCCAAGGTGAGCTATGTGCGCAAGATCGGCCATTATGTTCTGGGCGTAGGCTATTCGGCTCCGCGCGCCAGCGCCGAGGATGCGCGTGCAATGTTGCAGCGGGCGGTTGCCTTTGCCCAGGCGCAGGGCCCGGACAAGGCGGCAGCAGCTTTCAACGATCGCGGCGGCGAGTTCGTCAAGGACGATCTGTACGTGTTCATGGTTGACCTGGCGAGCGGCCGCTTTCAAGCCATGGGGATGAATCCAGCATTGTCGGGCACCGATGCGATCGGTTTGCACGATGCTGCCGGCCATGCGCTGGTCGCGGAAATGGTTGAGAAGCTCAAGA
Coding sequences:
- a CDS encoding response regulator transcription factor codes for the protein MTIRILLLDDHAVVRSGYRRLLDAEPGFEVVAEAATCDEAYACLQRGGVDVAVVDISLRGSSGIEAIRRMLARAPELRILVLSMHDNPGYITQAMRAGAVGYLTKSCEPAEMFDAIRAAAGGRRTLSPEVAQSLATAALDGEHGLSRLTPREFEVLRMAAGGDSAATIARRMHLSQKTVLNHMSAIRQKLEADNDFKLLRLAMCHGLVDLPAAFAYRG
- a CDS encoding cache domain-containing protein; this encodes MLVLASMLAALALPAVAAERATPREARSLFEQAVQYMQDNGAERAFAAFNNQKGKFVRKDLYVFVIDDKGVYHASGAAPEALVGMNVLDTTDAAGNPLFRQMIDATRQADEATVRYMWLNRVTNKIEPKVSYVRKIGHYVLGVGYSAPRASAEDARAMLQRAVAFAQAQGPDKAAAAFNDRGGEFVKDDLYVFMVDLASGRFQAMGMNPALSGTDAIGLHDAAGHALVAEMVEKLKSADEASVEYVWRNPVTNAVEKKRSYVRKVGGSLIGVGHYLD